One Gemmatimonadaceae bacterium genomic window, GACTGCGAGCCATCCCGGCGACGCCGGTTCTTCCGTCGATCAATCATTTCCGGCGCAAGGGCGCTCAGACGCACATCGTCTTCGGCTCCGCGACTGTGCCACACGGTGATCCGCGGCGGTATGCACTCGCGCTCGTCAGCACGCTGCTCGGCGGCGGCATGAGCTCGCGTCTCTTCCAGCGCGTGCGCGAAGAGCTCGGACTCGCATATGCCATTTACAGCTTCCAGTCGTTCCATCACGATGCGGGAGTTCATGGAGTCTACGTCGGTACGGCACCCGAGACCGCCGCACTCGCGATCGATGCAATTCGCGATGAGCTCAACCGTGTCGCGTCGGAAGGAATTCCCGAAGAGGAGCTCGTCGCTGGCAAAAACCAGCTAAAGGGTCAGATTACACTGTCGCTGGAAAGCGTCTCGTCGCGCATGTACCGGGCTGCCGGTGTCGAGCTATACGACGAGGAGTTCCGTTCGCTCGATGAAGTTCTCTCATTGATTGAATCGATTGATAACGAGAGTGTCCTCGCGGTTTGCCGTGATTTCTTTGCGCCGGAACGACAGACGGTGGTGAGCCTGGGTCCGGACGCCGCCCCGCAATCTGTCTGACCACACAACGTCAACTCACCACCATCCAATGAAGATCGGCGTTCCCAAGGAGATCAAGACAAACGAGAATCGCATCGCGCTCGTTCCCGCCGGGGCGGAAGCTCTAGTGGCCGCCGGCCACGACGTGTTGATCCAGCATGGTGCAGGCGAGGGCAGCGGCTTTCCGGACGAGCTTTACACGAGCGTCGGAGCGCGCATTGCGCGCGACGGGCCCACCGTCTGGCGCGATTCGGACATGATAATGAAAGTGAAGGAGCCAATCCGCCGCGAATGGCCGCGAATGCGCGAAGGCCAGACGATCTTCACGTATTTCCATTTTGCCGCTGACGAGGCGCTGACTCGCGCGCACATGGACAGTGGCGCGACCTGCATTGCCTACGAGACGGTCGAGCTCTCAAACAGAGAGCTGCCGCTGCTCACTCCGATGTCCGAAGTTGCCGGGCGTATGGCCGTGCAGGAGGGCGCAAAGTATCTCGAGCGCCTCTACGGCGGGCGCGGCGTTCTGCTTGGCGGCGTGCCGGGGGTGGCTCCGGCAAAGGTCGTCATACTCGGCGGCGGTGTCGTGGGGATCAATGCAGCCAAGATGGCCGCCGGAATGGGGGCCAAGGTGACCGTTCTCGATCTCTCACTCGAGCGGCTCCGGTACCTGTCGGACGTGATGCCGGCGAACGTCACACTCATCTATTCCAATCGTCATAACATACTAGAGCAGATCTCGACGGCGGATCTGGTTGTGGGCGCTGTTCTGATTCCCGGCGCTGTCGCACCGCGTCTTATTCGTCGTGAGGATCTCAAGACGATGCAGCCGGGATCAGTGATAGTCGACGTCGCTATCGATCAGGGCGGATGCGTGGAGACCATACATGCCACGACCCACGAGAACCCGACGTATGAAGTGGATGGCGTTATCCACTACGGAGTGGCGAACATGCCTGGCGGAGTACCTCGCACGTCGACTCTCGCGCTCACGAATGCAACGTTTCCCTACGCGATGAAGCTGGCCAACCTCGGCTGGCAGGAGGCCCTTCGTGAAAGCGCACCACTGCGCAAGGGCCTGAACATCGTCGGCGGACAAGTGGTGTACCCGGCGGTTGCCGAGGCATTCGGTTTGCCTCTCGCAAGCGTCGATTCATATTTCACCTGAGACTAAATGCGCTGGCCCTTCTTCAAGGCGGGATCGCTCTTCCCCGCGAACGCGATCGCCGTAGACCTCGGCACCGCCAACACCCTTATCTACGTGAAGGGCGAAGGCATCGTTCTCAACGAGCCGTCGGTTGTCGCGCTCGACCGCGAGACCAAGAAGATCAAGGGCGTTGGCCTCGAAGCCAAGCGCATGCTGGGCCGCACGCCGGAAGGAGTCATTGCCGTCCGGCCGATGAAGGACGGCGTCATCGCGGACTTCGACGTCACCGAGAAGATGCTCCGATATTTTCTCGCGCTGATCATCGAG contains:
- the ald gene encoding alanine dehydrogenase, with amino-acid sequence MKIGVPKEIKTNENRIALVPAGAEALVAAGHDVLIQHGAGEGSGFPDELYTSVGARIARDGPTVWRDSDMIMKVKEPIRREWPRMREGQTIFTYFHFAADEALTRAHMDSGATCIAYETVELSNRELPLLTPMSEVAGRMAVQEGAKYLERLYGGRGVLLGGVPGVAPAKVVILGGGVVGINAAKMAAGMGAKVTVLDLSLERLRYLSDVMPANVTLIYSNRHNILEQISTADLVVGAVLIPGAVAPRLIRREDLKTMQPGSVIVDVAIDQGGCVETIHATTHENPTYEVDGVIHYGVANMPGGVPRTSTLALTNATFPYAMKLANLGWQEALRESAPLRKGLNIVGGQVVYPAVAEAFGLPLASVDSYFT